One region of Eremothecium gossypii ATCC 10895 chromosome II, complete sequence genomic DNA includes:
- the PSY4 gene encoding Psy4p (Syntenic homolog of Saccharomyces cerevisiae YBL046W (PSY4)) codes for MQSGEESRLGIKCASLHEELTQIVIDQDVGPLQRVPASEFLARLVEHMGQTIPREVFGAEAETGTRDLERLGAIVAYIDENFAAQNVLPFTIQRICELCYHPLHYFRVGELRKFVNALEKVCYVRSSWSAGYGAVPSPAEGTPTREASVDVSMSKIPWLPDDGGRDLRQFIEKIESIVSVNFGYEDDEDEGRDAAIQEYYDNEGAGDDEDDDQDYVDEDSATSEDEEEDVEEEEEEEGPEPEVGLEPVHAESAPEECVGTNKRTTAEREDCHMQPCAAAHSTDGAHPCGLKRSKLQEDGATMASPPDIVAEGGSHDPQVVDASKPPQLTTSATNVSCNASIEATVSLDDDSTAGGE; via the coding sequence ATGCAGTCAGGTGAAGAGAGCAGGCTGGGCATCAAGTGTGCGAGTCTACATGAGGAACTGACACAGATAGTCATCGACCAGGATGTGGggccgctgcagcgcgtGCCGGCAAGCGAGTTTCTGGCACGGCTAGTGGAACACATGGGGCAGACGATTCCGCGGGAAGTGTTTGGGGCGGAGGCAGAGACAGGGACGCGCGACCTGGAGCGGTTGGGCGCGATTGTGGCGTACATCGATGAGAATTTcgcggcccagaacgtgCTGCCGTTCACAATCCAGCGGATCTGCGAACTGtgctaccatccgctgcATTACTTCCGGGTGGGCGAGCTTCGTAAGTTTGTGAACGCGCTGGAGAAGGTGTGCTAcgtgcgcagcagctggagcgcgGGATATGGCGCGGTGCCGTCGCCGGCGGAAGGGACGCCCACGCGTGAGGCGAGCGTGGATGTGTCGATGTCCAAGATTCCCTGGCTGCCGGACGACGGCGGGCGTGATCTGCGGCAGTTTATCGAGAAGATTGAGTCAATAGTTTCGGTGAACTTCGGCtacgaggacgacgaggacgagggcCGCGACGCGGCCATCCAAGAGTATTACGATAACGAGGGTGCAGGCGACGATGAAGACGACGACCAGGACTATGTGGATGAGGACAGCGCCACCAGTGAagacgaggaggaggatgtggaggaggaggaggaggaggaggggCCTGAGCCCGAGGTTGGGCTGGAGCCTGTGCACGCCGAGTCTGCCCCGGAAGAATGCGTGGGCACGAATAAGAGGACAACCGCCGAGCGCGAGGACTGCCACATGCAGCCGTGTGCAGCAGCTCACTCCACAGACGGCGCCCATCCTTGCGGACTGAAGCGTTCAAAATTGCAGGAAGATGGTGCCACGATGGCCAGCCCGCCGGATATTGTAGCAGAGGGCGGCTCGCATGATCCGCAAGTTGTGGATGCCTCCAAGCCGCCGCAGTTAACGACATCTGCCACAAATGTAAGCTGCAATGCTTCGATAGAGGCTACAGTATCGCTAGACGATGATTCCACGGCAGGTGGGGAGTAG
- the RSM7 gene encoding mitochondrial 37S ribosomal protein uS7m (Syntenic homolog of Saccharomyces cerevisiae YJR113C (RSM7)), producing the protein MLKNFLLVNSPTSSTAELRGMFGLRRWIAGSAWRAAGAARPAMPRATPALRPAAVAQRRAQTTAAGGNAARAADTAAVDEADKQADEWLAALDELEAEFSATEYQPEVSLAGEGQKLDLLEEAARARRAFQPTAEQQAEWERLQQVPLPPRRDEVIEHVTNMLMRHGKKEKARKQLARALYVVFCATRQDPVVQLRRALDELAPLMVVKTFKTGVAKAAVIPVPLNQRQRQRLAWRWIVEGSEKRSSSDFAVRLGEELVAVLSGRGSGLSKRDAMHKTAIAHRAYIKLK; encoded by the coding sequence ATGCTAAAAAATTTTCTACTGGTAAACAGTCCAACCAGCAGCACAGCAGAGCTGAGAGGCATGTTTGGACTCAGGAGATGGATAGCGGGAAGTGCGTGgcgcgcagcaggagcCGCCAGGCCGGCGATGCCACGGGCCACGCCAGCGCTGCGGCCCGCAGCTGTCGCccagcggcgcgcgcagacgacggcggccggcggcaacgcagcgcgcgctgcagACACAGCCGCTGTGGACGAGGCCGACAAGCAGGCGGACGAGTGGCTGGCAgcgctggacgagctggaggcggAGTTCAGCGCGACCGAGTACCAGCCGGAGGTGTCGCTAGCCGGCGAGGGCCAGAAGCTGGacctgctggaggaggcggcgcgcgcgcggcgcgcgtTCCAGCCGACGGCGGAGCAGCAGGCAGAGTGggagcggctgcagcaggtgccgctgccgccgcggcgcgaCGAGGTTATTGAGCACGTGACCAACATGCTGATGCGCCACGGCAAGAAGGAAAAGGCGCGCaagcagctggcgcgggcGCTGTACGTGGTGTTCTGCGCGACCCGGCAGGACCCCGTGGTGCAGCtccggcgcgcgctggacgagctggcgcCGCTGATGGTCGTCAAGACGTTCAAGACGGGCGTGGCGAAGGCTGCGGTCATCCCCGTACCGCTGAaccagcgccagcgccaaCGCCTCGCGTGGCGCTGGATCGTGGAAGGCTCCGAGAagcgctcctcctcggacTTCGCCGTGCGCCTGGGCGAGGAGCTCGTCGCCGTGCTCAGCggccgcggcagcggccTCAGCAAGCGCGATGCCATGCACAAGACCGCCATCGCACACCGCGCATACATCAAGCTCAAGTGA
- a CDS encoding uncharacterized protein (Syntenic homolog of Saccharomyces cerevisiae YJR112W-A; Unclear methionine; Potential case of naturally occuring frameshift): MELSGLGIRWRYFGLLCATGCVAVFLGITTDKRFNAITAEHDKAAHFAVFALESWLFTRSIVTRHVAVPGRWLQGGDVEQGAQAARVSKYWVAGLACGAAAAVLSEVAQHVVSRGRRVFDVWDVACNAAGALVGVGAAWWRERR; encoded by the exons ATGGAGCTATCAGGGCTTGGTATACGGTGGCGCTATTTCGGGTTACTTTGCGCGACAGGCTGCGTGGCGGTTTTTCTT GGCATCACTACAGATAAGCGGTTCAACGCGATCACAGCGGAGCACGACAAAGCCGCACACTTCGCGGTGTTTGCGCTGGAGTCGTGGCTATTCACGCGCAGCATAGTCACGCGGCACGTGGCTGTGCCGGGGCGATGGCTGCAGGGCGGGGACGTGGAACAGGGCGCGCAGGCAGCGCGTGTCAGTAAGTACTGGGTGGCCGGGCTGGCGtgcggcgcagcggcggcggtgctgAGCGAGGTCGCGCAGCATGTGGTGTCGCGTGGGCGGCGGGTGTTCGACGTGTGGGACGTGGCGTGCAACGCGGCAGGCGCGCTCGTGGGGGTGGGTGCGGCGTGGTGGCGCGAACGCCGATAG
- the EDE1 gene encoding Ede1p (Syntenic homolog of Saccharomyces cerevisiae YBL047C (EDE1)), translated as MSKIVFRVPLLADEQASFGAQFRELDSDELGIVTGETLKELFGKSGLSSQQLSRVWALVDTEKQGFLNLTQFSAAMRAIGHLQATPHAAITPELYQTPATRLATFTGVVTGGIPAISAHDAGKYGQLFERSAEGRVISGARAKDVFLKAKLPHVVLGSIWTLCDRNNSGSLDRAEFIMAMHLIQLSLSKHPSVATFPQALPAYLWNSIAAAVPLSSESTGVSASSVSRPVSLARIPSSSFSNASSDWVMTPEKKQQFDSLFDSLDKNRAGALGADILVPFFLTSKLSQDTLATVWDLADIHNSPVFTKTEFAIAMFLIQKKNAGVELPDVVPEQLLASPTLGLYQTAGQPRSPQSTSHGGPPAAPPQTYLQPVPSRDTKPHFEQLQQQQTTSSSLTELLGLNPSFNAPASHTVQSTSVSSVNASPRQPTSNRSQPVNVANRGINSAENTSRSIPALSPQGTPQNQAMRHSSYISTLPTVPDFASLQVSEQLAPVKDIYMDSETSGQLSQATTDVANLSNQVSSLTTQVTKTTERKEHAQQELSRINELKASLEAKLTTLHSSYQQETQQMEEVEQLLTKARAETEVLTQQLQNTESTCHSTQSELTNLQLELQECEKTNTQLKEKISNYNNLILSLQQDLAGKQQQVKQQRALVDVNTQQADLNATTVAGLEEEIKGLDDRLAKLIEKRKELDDYQTNIERQHKDLEEKHLQFVSRSQELENKYLEFSQREKDLQERTKQIVEQEHVYNEQVSRLQQLFKDLNIQRAAFEKAEQDLQECRVEYTQQVQKLSDKQLKLAMRELPEDRSNNASHSENEDAVAKYVEETVTNSKLNVGGHATTLDTARVATVLPQDEEGKQDSVFDKDFPTSPSQTELEEEEHPATAETAAQALDESDMNIYRIPRTESVTSSTANNAPQSLRDEAVSDTQGPVADEENESATITKRATANSDDEENSTQAASRSLPGEWGDLNYPDHATEKSNNKLKENLSVENSPTPASFDKMTLSVDSTDDSGMEAEKYHSTSDIPATVLPQRVMSPLVPARNVVVKAVDSISGHTFSFDDEFADLEQASPEDEATGSKRVSSIEGFETIDHADLEDELHETGFTGAGTAEMLTPSNYSTQTGHPTSAQVASSPVGNDEWDEIFSGFGNNSPGLKQPTAQTTMGGSSQANTPQLKSPLNRKIATTPKSLAVEELGSMGFTEQEARKALEKCKWNLEAATNMLLDGS; from the coding sequence ATGTCCAAAATAGTGTTTAGGGTGCCGCTTCTCGCGGACGAACAAGCAAGCTTCGGGGCGCAATTCCGGGAGCTGGACAGTGACGAGCTGGGGATCGTCACGGGGGAAACACTGAAGGAGCTTTTCGGCAAGTCTGGGCTGAGCAGCCAGCAGCTGTCGCGGGTATGGGCGCTGGTGGACACGGAGAAACAAGGGTTTTTGAACCTGACGCAGTTCAGCGCGGCGATGCGGGCGATCGGACACCTGCAGGCGACGCCGCACGCGGCGATTACCCCAGAGCTGTACCAGACGCCGGCGACGCGGCTGGCGACGTTCACAGGTGTGGTGACCGGGGGCATTCCAGCGATCTCCGCGCACGATGCGGGCAAGTACGGGCAGCTGTTCGAGCGCTCGGCGGAGGGCCGCGTGATCTCCGGCGCGCGTGCGAAGGACGTATTTCTAAAGGCGAAGCTGCCGCATGTCGTACTGGGGTCCATATGGACGCTGTGCGATCGCAATAACTCTGGGAGTCTGGATCGGGCCGAGTTTATTATGGCGATGCACCTGATCCAGCTTTCGCTGAGCAAGCATCCGAGTGTCGCAACGTTTCCACAGGCACTGCCGGCCTATTTGTGGAACTCCATCGCAGCGGCGGTGCCGCTCAGCAGCGAGTCGACGGGGGTGTCCGCGTCGTCCGTATCTCGGCCCGTATCCCTGGCGCGGATCCCCTCGAGCTCCTTCTCGAATGCGTCGAGCGACTGGGTCATGACGCCCGAAAAGAAGCAGCAGTTTGATAGTCTATTTGACTCGCTCGACAAGAATCGAGCTGGTGCCCTGGGTGCTGATATCCTTGTGCCCTTTTTTTTGACCTCTAAACTGAGTCAGGATACCCTTGCAACCGTATGGGATCTGGCAGATATCCATAATAGTCCTGTGTTCACGAAAACGGAGTTTGCCATTGCCATGTTTTTGATACAGAAGAAAAACGCTGGTGTTGAACTACCGGATGTCGTACCGGAGCAACTTTTGGCGTCCCCCACACTCGGTCTCTATCAAACAGCTGGGCAGCCTCGTTCGCCCCAGTCGACCTCGCATGGAGGCccacctgctgctccacCGCAGACTTACTTACAGCCTGTCCCATCAAGAGATACCAAGCCACACTttgagcagctgcagcaaCAGCAGACAACAAGTTCATCTCTCACAGAACTTCTGGGCTTAAACCCGTCTTTCAATGCACCGGCCTCTCATACTGTTCAGTCGACCTCTGTGTCATCGGTAAACGCCTCGCCAAGGCAACCAACCTCCAATCGGTCGCAGCCGGTGAATGTCGCAAACCGCGGTATAAATTCGGCAGAGAACACAAGCCGCAGCATTCCTGCCCTTTCTCCGCAAGGTACTCCTCAGAATCAGGCGATGAGGCATTCCAGTTACATTTCTACTTTGCCAACTGTTCCGGACTTTGCCTCCTTGCAGGTCTCTGAACAACTTGCGCCAGTAAAGGACATATATATGGATTCTGAGACATCAGGTCAATTGTCACAAGCTACAACTGATGTAGCAAATCTCTCAAACCAAGTAAGTTCACTGACTACCCAAGTGACGAAGACGACTGAACGGAAAGAACACGCTCAGCAGGAACTCTCGCGCATAAATGAATTGAAGGCGTCCCTTGAAGCGAAACTAACTACTCTTCACTCTTCCTACCAGCAAGAAACACAACAAATGGAGGAGGTTGAGCAACTGCTGACAAAAGCCCGCGCGGAAACGGAAGTCTTGACGCAACAATTACAAAACACCGAGTCCACCTGTCACTCTACTCAATCAGAACTAACGAACTTGCAATTAGAGTTGCAAGAGTGCGAGAAAACTAACACTCAATTGAAGGAAAAAATCAGTAATTATAATAATTTGATCCTTTCTTTACAGCAGGATTTGGCAGGgaaacagcagcaggtgaAACAACAACGGGCTCTTGTCGATGTGAATACCCAGCAAGCTGATCTTAACGCTACTACTGTGGCGGGCTTGGAAGAAGAGATCAAGGGCTTAGATGATAGGCTAGCAAAATTGATTGAGAAGAGGAAGGAACTGGACGACTACCAGACGAATATCGAACGCCAACACAAGGACCTGGAAGAGAAACATCTGCAATTTGTTTCTCGGTCACAAGAGTTGGAAAACAAATACTTGGAGTTCAGTCAGCGGGAAAAGGATTTACAGGAAAGGACCAAGCAGATTGTCGAACAAGAACATGTTTACAATGAGCAAGTTTCAAGGCTGCAACAGCTTTTCAAGGATCTCAATATCCAGCGTGCAGCATTCGAAAAGGCAGAGCAGGACTTACAGGAATGTCGTGTGGAATATACCCAGCAAGTGCAAAAATTGTCAGATAAACAATTAAAGCTAGCCATGAGGGAGCTTCCAGAAGACAGATCCAATAACGCGAGTCACTCAGAGAACGAAGATGCAGTGGCGAAGTACGTTGAAGAAACGGTTACCAATTCCAAGTTAAATGTCGGAGGACATGCTACGACGTTAGATACAGCAAGAGTAGCGACAGTCCTTCCCCAAGATGAAGAGGGAAAACAAGATAGTGTGTTTGATAAGGATTTCCCCACTTCACCATCGCAAACCGAGTTGGAAGAGGAGGAACACCCCGCGACTGCCGAAACTGCAGCTCAAGCTTTGGACGAAAGCGACATGAATATATACCGTATACCCAGAACCGAGTCGGTTACATCTTCCACAGCAAACAATGCCCCGCAGTCTTTGAGAGACGAAGCTGTGAGTGATACACAGGGACCTGTTGCAGATGAAGAGAATGAAAGCGCAACCATTACAAAGCGTGCGACTGCGAACAGCGATGATGAGGAAAACTCCACGCAGGCTGCCTCTAGGTCCCTCCCAGGAGAGTGGGGAGATCTCAATTACCCAGATCATGCTACTGAGAAGAGCAATAATAAGTTGAAAGAGAATTTATCAGTCGAAAATTCTCCCACCCCAGCAAGTTTCGATAAGATGACACTGAGCGTGGATTCTACCGACGACAGCGGCATGGAAGCCGAGAAGTACCATAGTACTAGCGACATACCAGCTACTGTGCTCCCACAGCGAGTGATGTCGCCCTTGGTCCCTGCCAGGAATGTGGTCGTGAAGGCAGTTGACTCAATCTCTGGCCACACGTTCTCCTTCGACGACGAGTTCGCAGATCTGGAACAGGCCTCGCCGGAGGATGAAGCTACCGGCTCCAAGCGAGTGAGTTCCATTGAGGGTTTCGAAACCATCGACCATGCGGACCTTGAAGACGAGTTGCATGAAACTGGGTTCACGGGCGCCGGTACCGCAGAGATGTTGACCCCTTCCAATTATAGTACGCAAACGGGCCACCCAACCTCTGCTCAGGTCGCCTCGTCACCAGTGGGTAACGACGAATGGGACGAAATCTTCTCCGGTTTCGGAAACAACAGTCCGGGGCTCAAACAGCCCACGGCACAGACCACAATGGGTGGCTCTTCTCAAGCGAACACTCCGCAGCTGAAATCGCCGCTGAACCGCAAGATCGCAACTACACCCAAGTCTCTCGCGGTTGAAGAACTAGGTAGCATGGGGTTCACCGAACAGGAGGCTCGAAAGGCGCTGGAGAAGTGTAAGTGGAATCTGGAAGCCGCTACTAACATGCTTCTGGACGGTAGCTGA
- the NNF1 gene encoding MIND complex subunit NNF1 (Syntenic homolog of Saccharomyces cerevisiae YJR112W (NNF1)) encodes MSHDHRIRFKRLNQVCEKALAQSISKLQNWDKLSSCYPGYISTREGYANLKTCQVQVCDFWSQLCRQEFQAIFEERDVKAKLDELDDLILKAKERARSHRDGTGSHTRVEDLTPAQLIRGSIRRAQSETLEQLDTRLRSLDGKNAKLRAELEELNKAVGSELEELDRLYEKWLGKGLGNGAGELQQGVENMVVETREGP; translated from the coding sequence ATGTCGCATGACCACAGGATTCGCTTCAAGAGACTAAATCAGGTATGCGAGAAGGCACTTGCACAATCCATTTCGAAACTGCAAAACTGGGACAAGTTGTCGAGCTGCTACCCCGGTTATATATCGACGCGAGAGGGATATGCAAATCTAAAGACATGCCAAGTGCAGGTGTGCGACTTCTGGTCGCAGCTCTGCCGGCAGGAGTTCCAGGCGATTTTTGAGGAGCGAGACGTGAAGGCCAAActggacgagctggatGACCTGATCCTCAAGGCGAAGGAAAGAGCGCGCAGCCACCGCGATGGGACGGGCAGTCACACGCGAGTGGAAGATCTTACGCCGGCGCAGCTGATACGCGGCAGCATACGGCGGGCGCAATCTGAAACGCTGGAACAGCTGGATACGCGACTCCGGAGTCTGGATGGCAAAAACGCCAAGCTCAGGGCGGAACTGGAAGAACTGAACAAGGCGGTTGGAtcggagctggaggagctaGACCGGCTGTACGAGAAATGGCTAGGAAAGGGCCTGGGCAATGGGGCGGGCGAGCTACAGCAGGGAGTTGAGAACATGGTGGTTGAAACGCGCGAAGGCCCGTAA
- the PXP2 gene encoding Pxp2p (Syntenic homolog of Saccharomyces cerevisiae YJR111C), producing the protein MARYPIAQTSNILNAARLVHLAQLPAAMRSGPQMDNIWYLVAAAAFNTCNEPREIPLLYHFALLRHTSGAVDDPSDEEVARKVVKLFDRDEGSRRATFNQWYRTPTAGQRQITQRFRETLLKSVALSGLPRAINSLHVLAQETPESLLPEHGAVKLDERNNGQLFAHAARNNGMDHEALVARGLEHWCHIYGKVSERVANNLNASYPDLWYHAIVNVYAPLLSHSGPLDARETSLVIIANLVPQDVNAQLWGHLRGAQNIGCEAEAIECSRQLSIEVSRMCGVRWKGAVAKL; encoded by the coding sequence ATGGCGAGGTATCCTATTGCACAAACTTCTAATATCCTTAATGCAGCGCGGCTGGTCCATCTTGCGCAGCTTCCTGCTGCAATGAGAAGCGGTCCCCAGATGGATAATATATGGTATCTGGtagctgcagcagctttCAATACCTGTAACGAACCGCGAGAGATTCCGTTGCTGTATCACTTTGCTCTACTGCGTCACACAAGCGGGGCTGTGGACGATCCTTCGGACGAGGAGGTTGCACGGAAAGTGGTGAAGCTCTTCGACAGGGACGAGGGCTCGCGGAGGGCAACGTTCAATCAGTGGTATCGGACGCCGACGGCTGGCCAGCGGCAGATCACGCAGCGGTTTCGGGAGACACTTCTGAAGTCTGTTGCGCTAAGTGGTCTGCCGCGCGCTATCAACAGTCTGCATGTGCTGGCGCAGGAAACACCAGAGAGCCTCCTTCCTGAGCATGGCGCGGTCAAGTTGGACGAGCGCAACAATGGACAGTTGTTTGCGCATGCTGCGCGGAACAATGGGATGGACCATGAGGCGCTGGTGGCGCGCGGCTTGGAGCACTGGTGCCACATCTACGGGAAGGTGTCTGAGCGCGTGGCTAACAACCTGAACGCGAGCTATCCAGACCTGTGGTACCACGCAATCGTGAATGTATATGCACCGTTGCTCTCCCACAGCGGCCCGCTAGATGCTCGGGAGACAAGTTTGGTCATCATCGCGAACTTGGTCCCGCAGGATGTAAACGCACAATTGTGGGGCCATctgcgcggcgcgcagAACATCGGTTGCGAGGCAGAAGCCATTGAGTGTTCACGGCAACTCAGTATAGAGGTTTCACGTATGTGCGGGGTCCGCTGGAAGGGCGCTGTAGCGAAACTGTAG
- the YMR1 gene encoding phosphatidylinositol-3-phosphatase YMR1 (Syntenic homolog of Saccharomyces cerevisiae YJR110W (YMR1); 1-intron), with amino-acid sequence MDYIKVAKVNNVILHRRGQSVEGTLHLTTHHLIFTGRGLAREFWVSYPTIGAVFKNRGSALISKQRSGEGVAESLYWDKDIWSVAQIKVVGKDYTVFSLDFAVEASAQDVFESLLHLTVLHQVSQLYAFIYLPNRVEAPFDSWKLYKPLEEYARQGLTLDRGSPWRSTAINDNYQFCATYPAVLVVPASISDTLLTHASKYRSQNRIPVLTYYYKKTGASITRSAQPLPGLTQQRSIQDEKLVYEAFQCAPEKTKKDLIVDARPATNAMAQTALGGGTENMDNYGFGSTCSRMFLGIDNIHVMRDTLNFLVENFLVDNDLNLPIDAHSLNSGKASNWLKYIKVLLSATDTLVKSIIFNKSNILVHCSDGWDRTAQVCSLVQLCLDPYYRTFEGFMVLVEKDWLSFGHRFAERCGHLSSEYIFRDNSINRINLTSNSVQLADNETIDQSLSTNDLVVRKSSFIRKKTNLKLTSPIFQQFLDCVYQLLLQNPEQFEFNERFLRRLVYHLYSCQYGTFIFDNEQERVLREASKVTRSVWDYFRSRPREFTNPAYKPVGPDEEEDWLLPDLNKLQWWWQLFGRRQHEFSDAGSSPNTQGTSNAMSAAASENGKNIYKLTSKLTTFSLEIFGKK; translated from the exons ATGGATTACATTAAGGTGGCTAAG GTGAACAACGTGATTTTGCACCGCAGGGGGCAGTCTGTCGAGGGCACGCTGCATCTAACGACACATCACTTGATCTTCACGGGGCGGGGGCTGGCGCGCGAGTTCTGGGTCTCTTACCCGACTATTGGAGCAGTATTCAAGAACAGGGGTAGCGCGCTGATCTCGAAACAGAGGAGCGGTGAGGGCGTAGCAGAGTCCTTGTACTGGGATAAGGATATATGGTCAGTTGCGCAGATCAAGGTGGTGGGGAAGGATTACACGGTGTTTTCTTTGGATTTTGCTGTAGAGGCGAGTGCGCAGGACGTGTTTGAGTCGCTATTACATCTGACTGTGCTGCACCAGGTATCCCAGTTGTACGCGTTCATCTACCTTCCGAACAGGGTTGAGGCGCCGTTTGACAGCTGGAAGCTCTACAAGCCTCTAGAAGAGTATGCGCGGCAGGGACTGACGCTAGATAGAGGCTCACCGTGGCGCAGTACCGCCATTAACGATAACTACCAGTTTTGTGCGACGTACCCAGCGGTGCTGGTAGTACCGGCCAGCATCTCCGATACGCTACTGACGCACGCTAGCAAGTACCGGTCGCAGAACCGCATACCCGTTCTGACCTACTACTATAAAAAGACAGGCGCGTCGATCACAAGGTCGGCCCAGCCACTACCGGGGCTTACACAGCAGCGCTCTATTCAGGATGAGAAGCTGGTGTATGAGGCGTTCCAGTGTGCGCCAGAAAAGACCAAAAAGGATCTAATTGTAGATGCGCGGCCGGCGACAAATGCGATGGCACAGACAGCGCTTGGTGGCGGCACCGAGAACATGGACAACTATGGGTTTGGTAGTACGTGTTCCCGCATGTTTCTGGGTATCGACAATATCCATGTAATGCGCGATACTCTCAACTTTCTTGTGGAGAACTTTCTAGTGGACAATGACCTCAATCTGCCGATCGATGCACATTCTCTCAATAGTGGCAAGGCCAGCAACTGGCTGAAATATATTAAAGTCCTTCTGTCTGCGACAGACACACTGGTCAAGTCCATCATCTTTAATAAGTCAAACATCCTCGTGCATTGTTCTGACGGCTGGGACCGTACTGCGCAAGTCTGTTCACTGGTCCAGCTCTGTCTGGATCCGTATTACCGCACATTCGAAGGCTTCATGGTGCTTGTCGAGAAAGATTGGCTATCCTTTGGGCACAGATTCGCTGAGAGGTGTGGCCATCTGAGCTCCGAGTACATATTTCGGGACAACTCCATCAATCGCATAAATCTCACGAGCAATAGCGTTCAACTTGCGGACAACGAGACCATCGATCAATCGCTCTCCACCAACGACCTAGTGGTTCGGAAGTCGTCATTTATCAGGAAGAAGACAAACCTGAAGCTTACCTCGCCCATTTTTCAGCAGTTTCTAGACTGTGTGTATCAATTGCTATTGCAGAATCCCGAGCAGTTTGAGTTTAATGAACGCTTCCTGAGGCGACTCGTCTACCACCTTTATTCATGCCAATACGGCACCTTCATTTTTGACAACGAGCAAGAGCGCGTGCTACGCGAAGCCTCCAAAGTTACACGTAGCGTATGGGACTACTTTCGTTCGCGCCCGCGGGAGTTCACGAATCCGGCATATAAGCCAGTTGGTCCTGACGAAGAGGAGGACTGGCTTCTTCCAGACCTGAACAAACTGCAGTGGTGGTGGCAGTTGTTCGGGCGCAGGCAGCATGAGTTTTCTGACGCAGGCTCTTCGCCCAACACACAGGGTACTAGCAACGCTATGTCAGCAGCTGCTAGTGAGAACGGCAAGAATATATACAAATTAACTTCCAAGCTGACTACATTTTCACTAGAGATCTTTGGCAAGAAATAA
- the MOH1 gene encoding Moh1p (Syntenic homolog of Saccharomyces cerevisiae YBL049W (MOH1)) codes for MAIGYSMYIERPVPDTTSAKNKYAKMAIYGCAHCKTHLSSSNYFMSDDYRGRTGAAYLMQKVINVMEGRRETRCMSTGRYVVCDIYCHTCKNLVGWKYLLSEKRDQEYKEGKYILELEPITECD; via the coding sequence ATGGCGATCGGCTACTCTATGTACATCGAACGCCCCGTGCCCGACACGACAAGCGCGAAGAATAAGTATGCGAAGATGGCCATCTACGGCTGCGCACACTGTAAGACGCATCTGTCGTCTTCGAACTATTTCATGAGCGACGACTACCGCGGGCGGACCGGCGCCGCGTACCTGATGCAGAAGGTCATCAATGTCATGGAGGGGCGCCGGGAGACTCGCTGCATGTCGACAGGGCGCTACGTCGTGTGCGACATATACTGCCACACCTGCAAGAACCTGGTCGGCTGGAAGTACCTCCTGAGCGAGAAGCGCGACCAGGAGTACAAAGAGGGCAAATACATACTCGAGCTCGAGCCCATCACAGAGTGCGACTGA